A genomic region of Halichondria panicea chromosome 5, odHalPani1.1, whole genome shotgun sequence contains the following coding sequences:
- the LOC135335876 gene encoding uncharacterized protein LOC135335876 isoform X1, which produces MKLYSLLCVALLLGIVQGEALSNFIRHYEPLTYDSESLLWNHHKMRRSMVGEKSLELQFTAFGRDFKLLLKPETHFFHKNFTLAIDGQKSSSQLAKIHLYSGIDQNDPSVRVHGNLAHEVFDGTIIADEEMYHIEPSRRYLRDASHHSVIYRHSDLDLSTVSRATCGSSHEALRRELLQLQDSVIRSAESARLQKRQTTGFDSTLVRCWLYAIADYKFVTALEAAGDNPLSVMSTIILTGSRIFERTDFDDDGLADGIHFGILGMEVENTPPASGTFYDNQFISVLEFLNEHSTADWSQYCLSYRFTSRDFDNGVVGLAYVAPQSGVNAAGGICENIQTFPGDANQTFSGGVNRTLNTGIVSILNYNTRIPSAIAAFTFAHEAGHNFGSTHDPPVDPPEAGGVYLMDAFPLDGSQPNNDQFSPRSRAEMLGAIRDRGQSLSDGCLLADSLCGNNLLDEAEGEQCDCGPLVNSDGICTDNPCCNGTSCLLTTSMNFDCISPSFQVSEYYVEISESVLFGHLLIIVMATDVDTENLTYDITSGNEQNKFSLEPDTGQLLVTSYLDFEDTQTYTLTVRATDNVTPPAFASITVNVLNENDNAPMFSMAAYSTTIPENTPLNITVLCVGAIDRDNDSLIAYALAETDVFRVDSSGAIFTQERLDFENASSHSFMVIATDNGNLQLSTIAPVTIFVAARNDTTIDLGTVGSSCPGVMVCEAEQDSVWWLFFPVTVAGFSYSRQCPQNGTGTTSGTATRFCTLKGMWEAMNIDNCAREEISLLNNTANEIFLRNASQNEVDNLLVSLAEATNVNATGDSTIFPQDLSTTNLIVKSSVNYLIQNIESAGPMSSLNFSEGVLNILSNVLDERNTEGWKDCKRYNNGKELYGQYVSLALRSEAVDTGDMTEITLVRQNIVLSAMKVDPTNLEDITFPEVIKVSEETGSAQTVIPAALFAERGAREGNVSAVNILFSNLEGFLPKTNLEMNTTRPVSQVISSQVFSDVKLNNFQTKATFNFTTQKFSESEVAENATCVFWSVSSDAANSRWSMEGVTTVSVDEDKQMRVYNIVCESSHFTAFAVLMDVTGALNDTTPEIRFALSLLTYVGCSISIFFLLLTIIYFLALRKELLTRVHNFIHLNLSISLLLGYVAFLSGIQTAVANKIACAFVAALLHYLFTAVFFWMLCEGIMLYLMLVVVFSQISKKWWIFFIIGWGVPVIPVAISAGLIHDQYGTEEYCWIAVGAGDKGAVWAFVAPMLLVVLVNIFFLLAALCSVYKQKKLTMQQRGKKESLQLFSQLFKATIILLPLLGLTWVFGLLSVNSNTIVFAWLFTIFNSLQGLFVFFFHVLRSEKVTNFLKRCRSKTDSGASTSTSGKNNLSKNPTTIVHLKPRDSKFSKHDRSTMQNESIKVDETALETGSPKSWIA; this is translated from the exons ATGAAGTTATACAGCCTGTTATGTGTCGCTCTTCTCCTGGGGATCGTCCAAGGAGAGG ccctgAGCAATTTTATTCGTCACTACGAGCCTCTCACTTACGATAGCGAGTCGTTGCTATGGAACCATCACAAAATGAGACGCAGTATGGTGGGGGAGAAGTCTCTAGAACTACAGTTCACTGCCTTTGGAAG GGACTTCAAACTGCTGTTGAAACCTGAGACCCATTTCTTCCACAAAAACTTCACCCTAGCCATTGACGGACAGAAATCAAGCAGTCAATTGGCCAAAATCCATTTGTACAGCGGCATTGACCAAA ATGACCCTTCTGTTCGTGTCCATGGCAACCTGGCTCATGAGGTGTTTGACGGAACGATTATTGCCGATGAGGAGATGTACCATATTGAACCCTCGCGCAG ATATCTTCGAGATGCAAGTCACCACAGTGTCATTTATCGGCACTCAGATCTCGACTTATCCACTGTTTCCAGGGCAACCTGTGGCTCCTCCCATGAAGCCTTACGCAGGGAACTTCTACAATTGCAAGACTCTGTCATCCgtagtgctgagtcagcaagaCTTCAAAAACGCCAGACAACAGGGTTCGATTCCACTCTGGTTAGATGTTGGCTGTATGCGATTGCTGATTACAAATTTGTGACTGCTTTGGAAGCAGCTGGAGACAATCCACTGAGCGTGATGTCAACTATTATATTGacg GGAAGCAGAATATTTGAGCGTACCGACTTTGACGATGACGGGTTGGCTGACGGCATTCATTTTGGTATTCTTGGTATGGAGGTCGAGAACACTCCTCCTGCTAGTGGCACTTTCTACGATAACCAGTTTATTAGTGTACTGGAATTTCTCAACGAGCACTCGACAGCTGATTGGTCGCAGTACTGTCTGAGTTATCGGTTCACTAGTCGTGATTTTGATAATGGTGTTGTAGGATTAGCATACGTGGCACCACAATCTGGAGTCAATGCAGCag GTGGCATCTGTGAGAACATTCAGACCTTCCCTGGAGATGCGAACCAGACTTTCTCTGGAGGTGTGAACCGGACCCTCAATACGGGGATTGTGAGCATTTTAAACTACAACACTCGCATCCCTTCTGCCATAGCCGCGTTCACCTTCGCACACGAGGCAGGACACAACTTCGGCTCAACA CATGACCCCCCTGTGGACCCCCCTGAGGCTGGCGGTGTGTACCTAATGGACGCATTCCCCTTAGATGGTAGTCAGCCCAACAACGATCAGTTCTCTCCACGCAGCCGAGCCGAGATGTTGGGAGCTATTCGTGATCGTGGGCAGAGCTTAA gtgaCGGTTGCTTATTAGCAGACAGTTTGTGTGGTAACAATCTCCTGGATGAGGCGGAGGGGGAACAATGTGATTGTGGTCCCCTAGTGAATAGTGACGGTATCTGTACCGACAACCCGTGTTGTAATGGCACTTCTTGTCTACTGACTACGAGTATGAACTTTGATTGCATCAGTCCTTCCTTTCAAGTCTCTGAATATTATGTTGAGATATCTGAATCCGTTTTATTTGGACATTTGTTGATTATCGTGATGGCCACTGATGTGGATACCGAAAACCTCACATATGACATTACTAGTGGAAATGAGCAAAATAAGTTTTCACTTGAGCCTGACACTGGTCAACTATTAGTCACATCATATTTAGACTTTGAGGACACTCAGACTTACACACTGACAGTTAGAGCTACCGATAATGTCACCCCTCCAGCTTTTGCAAGCATTACGGTGAACGTGCTTAATGAAAATGACAATGCTCCAATGTTTTCCATGGCTGCTTATTCCACAACTATACCCGAGAATACTCCACTCAACATTACTGTGCTATGTGTCGGTGCTATAGACAGAGACAATGACTCGTTGATTGCTTACGCTCTGGCTGAAACTGATGTGTTTAGAGTTGACAGTTCGGGTGCAATATTTACACAGGAGAGGCTGGACTTTGAGaatgcatcctcacactcGTTCATGGTCATAGCAACAGACAATGGCAATCTGCAACTTTCAACAATAGCTCCTGTGACAATatttgtagctgcaagaaATGACACTACTATTGACCTGGGTACTGTTGGTTCTTCATGTCCAG GTGTGATGGTTTGTGAAGCTGAACAGGATTCTGTCTGGTGGCTTTTCTTCCCTGTCACTGTGGCTGGCTTTTCCTATTCCCGGCAATGCCCACAAAATGGAACGGGAACAACttcag GTACTGCGACTCGTTTCTGTACACTTAAAGGAATGTGGGAAGCAATGAATATTGATAACTGTGCTAGGGAAGAAATCAGTTTACTTAATAACACG GCAAATGAAatatttcttagaaatgcctCTCAGAATGAAGTTGATAACCTTCTTGTTTCTCTTGCGGAGGCTACTAATGTCAATGCAACAGGAGACTCCACCATATTCCCTCAAGATCTCAGCACTACTAATTTGATTGTCAAGTCAAGTGTGAATTACCTAATTCAGAACATAGAGTCTGCTGGTCCCATGTCCTCTCTCAATTTTAGTGAa GGAGTTCTGAACATTCTTAGCAATGTTCTTGATGAGAGGAATACAGAAGGATGGAAAGATTGCAAGAGGTATAATAATGGCAAAG AGTTATATGGTCAGTATGTGTCATTGGCACTAAGGAGTGAAGCTGTGGATACAGGCGACATGACTGAAATTACACTTGTGAGACAGAATATCG TGCTATCTGCAATGAAAGTTGACCCCACTAATTTGGAAGACATTACATTTCCTGAAGTTATTAAAGTCAGTGAAGAAACAGGCTCAGCTCAAACTGTGATACCAGCTGCTCTCTTTGCGGAGAGAGGCGCCCGAG AAGGGAATGTTTCAGCAGTCAACATTCTATTCTCCAACTTGGAGGGTTTTCTTCCAAAAACCAATCTTGAAAT GAACACGACCAGACCGGTCTCACAGGTTATTTCTAGTCAAGTCTTCTCCGATGTGAAGTTAAATAACTTTCAGACAAAGGCAACCTTCAATTTCACTACCCAAAAg TTTTCTGAAAGTGAAGTTGCAGAAAATGCCACATGTGTATTTTGGAGTGTTTCTAG TGATGCGGCCAACAGCAGGTGGTCCATGGAAGGTGTGACTACAGTCAGTGTGGATGAAGACaagcaaatgagagtatataATATTGTCTGTGAGAGCAGTCATTTCACAGCATTTGCTGTTCTAATGGATGTCACTGGAGCACTGAAT GACACAACTCCAGAGATCAGGTTTGCTCTATCGTTGTTGACTTATGTCGGTTGTTCCATCTCCATCTTTTTTCTTCTGTTAACTATCATCTATTTCCTGGCATTGAG AAAAGAACTGCTGACCAGAGTTCATAACTTCATCCATCTCAACCTGTCTATTTCTTTGCTCCTTGGTTACGTGGCGTTCTTGTCAGGAATACAGACTGCTGTGGCCAACAAG ATAGCATGTGCGTTTGTGGCTGCTCTCCTTCACTACTTGTTCACTGCTGTGTTCTTTTGGATGCTCTGTGAGGGAATCATGCTCTATCTCATGTTGGTGGTTGTCTTCAGCCAAATATCCAAGAAATGGTGGATATTCTTTATTATTGGATGGG GTGTTCCAGTGATACCGGTGGCTATATCTGCTGGACTTATTCATGACCAGTATGGCACAGAAGAGTA TTGTTGGATTGCTGTTGGTGCTGGTGATAAAGGAGCCGTATGGGCATTTGTTGCACCGATGCTACTAGTTGTTCTG GTGAACATATTCTTCCTCTTGGCTGCTTTGTGCAGTGTCTATAAACAAAAAAAATTAACCATGCAACAAAGAGGAAAAAAGGAATCTTTACAGTTATTCTC ACAACTCTTCAAGGCCACTATAATTCTTCTTCCACTACTCGGGTTGACTTGGGTGTTTGGTCTACTCTCAGTCAACAGCAACACTATTGTGTTTGCATGGTTATTCACTATCTTTAACTCACTGCAAGGCCTGTTCGTATTTTTCTTCCATGTGCTCCGGAGTGAAAAG GTTACAAATTTTCTAAAGCGGTGCCGAAGCAAGACTGACAGTGGTGCATCTACTTCTACCTCAGGAAAAAACAATCTG AGCAAGAATCCAACGACTATTGTTCATCTCAAGCCAAGAGACTCTAAATTCAGCAAACACGATCGTAGTACCATGCAAAATGAATCCATTAAAGTCGACGAGACTGCATTGGAAACGGGCTCACCAAAGTCGTGGATTGCTTGA
- the LOC135335876 gene encoding adhesion G protein-coupled receptor L3-like isoform X2, producing the protein MRRSMVGEKSLELQFTAFGRDFKLLLKPETHFFHKNFTLAIDGQKSSSQLAKIHLYSGIDQNDPSVRVHGNLAHEVFDGTIIADEEMYHIEPSRRYLRDASHHSVIYRHSDLDLSTVSRATCGSSHEALRRELLQLQDSVIRSAESARLQKRQTTGFDSTLVRCWLYAIADYKFVTALEAAGDNPLSVMSTIILTGSRIFERTDFDDDGLADGIHFGILGMEVENTPPASGTFYDNQFISVLEFLNEHSTADWSQYCLSYRFTSRDFDNGVVGLAYVAPQSGVNAAGGICENIQTFPGDANQTFSGGVNRTLNTGIVSILNYNTRIPSAIAAFTFAHEAGHNFGSTHDPPVDPPEAGGVYLMDAFPLDGSQPNNDQFSPRSRAEMLGAIRDRGQSLSDGCLLADSLCGNNLLDEAEGEQCDCGPLVNSDGICTDNPCCNGTSCLLTTSMNFDCISPSFQVSEYYVEISESVLFGHLLIIVMATDVDTENLTYDITSGNEQNKFSLEPDTGQLLVTSYLDFEDTQTYTLTVRATDNVTPPAFASITVNVLNENDNAPMFSMAAYSTTIPENTPLNITVLCVGAIDRDNDSLIAYALAETDVFRVDSSGAIFTQERLDFENASSHSFMVIATDNGNLQLSTIAPVTIFVAARNDTTIDLGTVGSSCPGVMVCEAEQDSVWWLFFPVTVAGFSYSRQCPQNGTGTTSGTATRFCTLKGMWEAMNIDNCAREEISLLNNTANEIFLRNASQNEVDNLLVSLAEATNVNATGDSTIFPQDLSTTNLIVKSSVNYLIQNIESAGPMSSLNFSEGVLNILSNVLDERNTEGWKDCKRYNNGKELYGQYVSLALRSEAVDTGDMTEITLVRQNIVLSAMKVDPTNLEDITFPEVIKVSEETGSAQTVIPAALFAERGAREGNVSAVNILFSNLEGFLPKTNLEMNTTRPVSQVISSQVFSDVKLNNFQTKATFNFTTQKFSESEVAENATCVFWSVSSDAANSRWSMEGVTTVSVDEDKQMRVYNIVCESSHFTAFAVLMDVTGALNDTTPEIRFALSLLTYVGCSISIFFLLLTIIYFLALRKELLTRVHNFIHLNLSISLLLGYVAFLSGIQTAVANKIACAFVAALLHYLFTAVFFWMLCEGIMLYLMLVVVFSQISKKWWIFFIIGWGVPVIPVAISAGLIHDQYGTEEYCWIAVGAGDKGAVWAFVAPMLLVVLVNIFFLLAALCSVYKQKKLTMQQRGKKESLQLFSQLFKATIILLPLLGLTWVFGLLSVNSNTIVFAWLFTIFNSLQGLFVFFFHVLRSEKVTNFLKRCRSKTDSGASTSTSGKNNLSKNPTTIVHLKPRDSKFSKHDRSTMQNESIKVDETALETGSPKSWIA; encoded by the exons ATGAGACGCAGTATGGTGGGGGAGAAGTCTCTAGAACTACAGTTCACTGCCTTTGGAAG GGACTTCAAACTGCTGTTGAAACCTGAGACCCATTTCTTCCACAAAAACTTCACCCTAGCCATTGACGGACAGAAATCAAGCAGTCAATTGGCCAAAATCCATTTGTACAGCGGCATTGACCAAA ATGACCCTTCTGTTCGTGTCCATGGCAACCTGGCTCATGAGGTGTTTGACGGAACGATTATTGCCGATGAGGAGATGTACCATATTGAACCCTCGCGCAG ATATCTTCGAGATGCAAGTCACCACAGTGTCATTTATCGGCACTCAGATCTCGACTTATCCACTGTTTCCAGGGCAACCTGTGGCTCCTCCCATGAAGCCTTACGCAGGGAACTTCTACAATTGCAAGACTCTGTCATCCgtagtgctgagtcagcaagaCTTCAAAAACGCCAGACAACAGGGTTCGATTCCACTCTGGTTAGATGTTGGCTGTATGCGATTGCTGATTACAAATTTGTGACTGCTTTGGAAGCAGCTGGAGACAATCCACTGAGCGTGATGTCAACTATTATATTGacg GGAAGCAGAATATTTGAGCGTACCGACTTTGACGATGACGGGTTGGCTGACGGCATTCATTTTGGTATTCTTGGTATGGAGGTCGAGAACACTCCTCCTGCTAGTGGCACTTTCTACGATAACCAGTTTATTAGTGTACTGGAATTTCTCAACGAGCACTCGACAGCTGATTGGTCGCAGTACTGTCTGAGTTATCGGTTCACTAGTCGTGATTTTGATAATGGTGTTGTAGGATTAGCATACGTGGCACCACAATCTGGAGTCAATGCAGCag GTGGCATCTGTGAGAACATTCAGACCTTCCCTGGAGATGCGAACCAGACTTTCTCTGGAGGTGTGAACCGGACCCTCAATACGGGGATTGTGAGCATTTTAAACTACAACACTCGCATCCCTTCTGCCATAGCCGCGTTCACCTTCGCACACGAGGCAGGACACAACTTCGGCTCAACA CATGACCCCCCTGTGGACCCCCCTGAGGCTGGCGGTGTGTACCTAATGGACGCATTCCCCTTAGATGGTAGTCAGCCCAACAACGATCAGTTCTCTCCACGCAGCCGAGCCGAGATGTTGGGAGCTATTCGTGATCGTGGGCAGAGCTTAA gtgaCGGTTGCTTATTAGCAGACAGTTTGTGTGGTAACAATCTCCTGGATGAGGCGGAGGGGGAACAATGTGATTGTGGTCCCCTAGTGAATAGTGACGGTATCTGTACCGACAACCCGTGTTGTAATGGCACTTCTTGTCTACTGACTACGAGTATGAACTTTGATTGCATCAGTCCTTCCTTTCAAGTCTCTGAATATTATGTTGAGATATCTGAATCCGTTTTATTTGGACATTTGTTGATTATCGTGATGGCCACTGATGTGGATACCGAAAACCTCACATATGACATTACTAGTGGAAATGAGCAAAATAAGTTTTCACTTGAGCCTGACACTGGTCAACTATTAGTCACATCATATTTAGACTTTGAGGACACTCAGACTTACACACTGACAGTTAGAGCTACCGATAATGTCACCCCTCCAGCTTTTGCAAGCATTACGGTGAACGTGCTTAATGAAAATGACAATGCTCCAATGTTTTCCATGGCTGCTTATTCCACAACTATACCCGAGAATACTCCACTCAACATTACTGTGCTATGTGTCGGTGCTATAGACAGAGACAATGACTCGTTGATTGCTTACGCTCTGGCTGAAACTGATGTGTTTAGAGTTGACAGTTCGGGTGCAATATTTACACAGGAGAGGCTGGACTTTGAGaatgcatcctcacactcGTTCATGGTCATAGCAACAGACAATGGCAATCTGCAACTTTCAACAATAGCTCCTGTGACAATatttgtagctgcaagaaATGACACTACTATTGACCTGGGTACTGTTGGTTCTTCATGTCCAG GTGTGATGGTTTGTGAAGCTGAACAGGATTCTGTCTGGTGGCTTTTCTTCCCTGTCACTGTGGCTGGCTTTTCCTATTCCCGGCAATGCCCACAAAATGGAACGGGAACAACttcag GTACTGCGACTCGTTTCTGTACACTTAAAGGAATGTGGGAAGCAATGAATATTGATAACTGTGCTAGGGAAGAAATCAGTTTACTTAATAACACG GCAAATGAAatatttcttagaaatgcctCTCAGAATGAAGTTGATAACCTTCTTGTTTCTCTTGCGGAGGCTACTAATGTCAATGCAACAGGAGACTCCACCATATTCCCTCAAGATCTCAGCACTACTAATTTGATTGTCAAGTCAAGTGTGAATTACCTAATTCAGAACATAGAGTCTGCTGGTCCCATGTCCTCTCTCAATTTTAGTGAa GGAGTTCTGAACATTCTTAGCAATGTTCTTGATGAGAGGAATACAGAAGGATGGAAAGATTGCAAGAGGTATAATAATGGCAAAG AGTTATATGGTCAGTATGTGTCATTGGCACTAAGGAGTGAAGCTGTGGATACAGGCGACATGACTGAAATTACACTTGTGAGACAGAATATCG TGCTATCTGCAATGAAAGTTGACCCCACTAATTTGGAAGACATTACATTTCCTGAAGTTATTAAAGTCAGTGAAGAAACAGGCTCAGCTCAAACTGTGATACCAGCTGCTCTCTTTGCGGAGAGAGGCGCCCGAG AAGGGAATGTTTCAGCAGTCAACATTCTATTCTCCAACTTGGAGGGTTTTCTTCCAAAAACCAATCTTGAAAT GAACACGACCAGACCGGTCTCACAGGTTATTTCTAGTCAAGTCTTCTCCGATGTGAAGTTAAATAACTTTCAGACAAAGGCAACCTTCAATTTCACTACCCAAAAg TTTTCTGAAAGTGAAGTTGCAGAAAATGCCACATGTGTATTTTGGAGTGTTTCTAG TGATGCGGCCAACAGCAGGTGGTCCATGGAAGGTGTGACTACAGTCAGTGTGGATGAAGACaagcaaatgagagtatataATATTGTCTGTGAGAGCAGTCATTTCACAGCATTTGCTGTTCTAATGGATGTCACTGGAGCACTGAAT GACACAACTCCAGAGATCAGGTTTGCTCTATCGTTGTTGACTTATGTCGGTTGTTCCATCTCCATCTTTTTTCTTCTGTTAACTATCATCTATTTCCTGGCATTGAG AAAAGAACTGCTGACCAGAGTTCATAACTTCATCCATCTCAACCTGTCTATTTCTTTGCTCCTTGGTTACGTGGCGTTCTTGTCAGGAATACAGACTGCTGTGGCCAACAAG ATAGCATGTGCGTTTGTGGCTGCTCTCCTTCACTACTTGTTCACTGCTGTGTTCTTTTGGATGCTCTGTGAGGGAATCATGCTCTATCTCATGTTGGTGGTTGTCTTCAGCCAAATATCCAAGAAATGGTGGATATTCTTTATTATTGGATGGG GTGTTCCAGTGATACCGGTGGCTATATCTGCTGGACTTATTCATGACCAGTATGGCACAGAAGAGTA TTGTTGGATTGCTGTTGGTGCTGGTGATAAAGGAGCCGTATGGGCATTTGTTGCACCGATGCTACTAGTTGTTCTG GTGAACATATTCTTCCTCTTGGCTGCTTTGTGCAGTGTCTATAAACAAAAAAAATTAACCATGCAACAAAGAGGAAAAAAGGAATCTTTACAGTTATTCTC ACAACTCTTCAAGGCCACTATAATTCTTCTTCCACTACTCGGGTTGACTTGGGTGTTTGGTCTACTCTCAGTCAACAGCAACACTATTGTGTTTGCATGGTTATTCACTATCTTTAACTCACTGCAAGGCCTGTTCGTATTTTTCTTCCATGTGCTCCGGAGTGAAAAG GTTACAAATTTTCTAAAGCGGTGCCGAAGCAAGACTGACAGTGGTGCATCTACTTCTACCTCAGGAAAAAACAATCTG AGCAAGAATCCAACGACTATTGTTCATCTCAAGCCAAGAGACTCTAAATTCAGCAAACACGATCGTAGTACCATGCAAAATGAATCCATTAAAGTCGACGAGACTGCATTGGAAACGGGCTCACCAAAGTCGTGGATTGCTTGA